In Tessaracoccus flavus, the following are encoded in one genomic region:
- the purH gene encoding bifunctional phosphoribosylaminoimidazolecarboxamide formyltransferase/IMP cyclohydrolase: MNDLIPLRRALVSVYDKSGLAELGRDLHAAGIEIVSTGSTAATLSDAGVPVTPVEQVTGFPECLDGRVKTLHPHVHAGILADRRLDSHRSQLDVMGIEPFDLVITNLYPFAATVASGASDDECVEQIDIGGPTMVRAAAKNHASVAVVTSAEQYPVLREALAKGGFTQSERAELAAAAFVHTASYDVAVASWMLEKTAPEGRLLPEWIGATWRKVSELRYGENSHQRAAVYRNSDGTSGIADATQLHGKAMSYNNYVDADAARRAAYDFAEPAVAIIKHANPCGIASGSDIAEAHRKAHECDPVSAFGGVIAANRPVSVEMARQVAEVFTEVIVAPGYDEGAVDVLAAKKNIRILVADDAAFGGLSLREIDGGVLMQEFDSIDADGDDPSTWQLAAGEPADAATLADLAFAWRAVRSVKSNAILLAADRASVGVGMGQVNRVDSCQLAVARAGQRAAGSVAASDAFFPFADGVQVLLDAGVRAIVQPGGSVRDSEVIDAVAAAGVTMYFTGTRHFFH, from the coding sequence GTGAACGATCTGATCCCACTCAGGCGCGCCCTCGTCAGCGTCTACGACAAGAGCGGGCTGGCCGAACTCGGTCGCGACCTGCACGCGGCAGGCATCGAGATCGTGTCCACCGGATCGACGGCCGCGACCCTGTCCGACGCCGGGGTGCCGGTCACCCCCGTGGAACAGGTCACCGGCTTTCCGGAGTGCCTGGACGGCCGCGTCAAGACTCTCCACCCGCACGTGCACGCCGGCATCCTGGCCGACCGCCGACTGGACTCCCACCGGTCGCAACTCGACGTCATGGGCATCGAGCCCTTCGACCTCGTGATCACCAACCTGTATCCGTTCGCCGCGACCGTCGCATCCGGAGCGAGCGACGACGAGTGCGTCGAACAGATCGACATCGGCGGGCCCACGATGGTGCGGGCTGCCGCCAAGAACCACGCCTCGGTGGCGGTGGTGACCTCGGCCGAGCAGTATCCGGTGCTGCGTGAAGCGCTCGCCAAGGGCGGTTTCACGCAGTCGGAGCGCGCCGAACTCGCCGCGGCGGCCTTCGTCCACACGGCGTCGTACGACGTGGCGGTGGCCTCCTGGATGCTGGAGAAGACCGCTCCGGAGGGTCGCCTGCTGCCGGAGTGGATCGGCGCGACCTGGCGCAAAGTGTCGGAGCTGCGCTACGGCGAGAACTCCCACCAGCGTGCCGCCGTGTACCGCAACTCCGACGGCACGTCCGGCATCGCCGACGCCACTCAGCTCCACGGCAAGGCGATGAGCTACAACAACTACGTCGACGCCGACGCCGCACGTCGGGCGGCGTACGACTTCGCCGAGCCCGCCGTCGCGATCATCAAGCACGCCAACCCGTGCGGCATCGCCTCGGGGAGCGACATCGCAGAGGCCCATCGCAAAGCCCACGAGTGCGATCCGGTGTCCGCTTTCGGCGGCGTCATCGCCGCCAATCGTCCGGTCAGCGTGGAGATGGCCCGGCAGGTGGCCGAGGTCTTCACGGAGGTGATCGTCGCGCCGGGATACGACGAGGGAGCGGTCGACGTCCTGGCCGCCAAGAAGAACATCCGCATCCTCGTCGCCGACGACGCCGCGTTCGGCGGGCTGTCGTTGCGGGAGATCGACGGGGGCGTCCTGATGCAGGAGTTCGACTCGATCGACGCTGACGGCGACGACCCGTCCACCTGGCAACTGGCCGCGGGGGAGCCCGCCGATGCGGCCACCCTCGCGGACCTGGCGTTCGCGTGGCGGGCGGTCCGCTCGGTCAAGTCCAACGCGATCCTGCTCGCGGCCGACCGCGCGTCGGTAGGGGTGGGCATGGGCCAGGTCAACCGCGTCGATTCCTGCCAGTTGGCTGTGGCCAGGGCAGGGCAGCGGGCTGCGGGCTCGGTAGCGGCCTCGGACGCGTTCTTCCCCTTCGCCGACGGCGTCCAGGTGCTCCTCGACGCCGGCGTACGCGCCATCGTTCAGCCCGGCGGCTCCGTTCGCGACTCCGAGGTCATCGACGCCGTGGCCGCGGCCGGCGTCACCATGTACTTCACCGGTACCCGACACTTCTTCCACTAG
- the purN gene encoding phosphoribosylglycinamide formyltransferase, with protein MTTRVVVLLSGSGTLCQALFDAIDAGEVEAQVVAVVSDRADAQGLERARARGLPAVAVPLAKGADRAEWDERLRDEVAAHAPDLVASAGFMKLLGPAFLARFAGLTINTHPALLPSFPGMHGPRDALRAGVKVSGATVFLVDDGVDTGRILLQGAVEVLPDDTEESLHERIKVVERRLLVQAVADWNKETP; from the coding sequence GTGACCACCCGCGTTGTCGTCCTCCTGTCCGGCTCAGGCACCCTGTGCCAGGCCCTCTTCGACGCCATCGACGCGGGGGAGGTGGAGGCGCAGGTCGTGGCCGTCGTCTCGGATCGCGCCGACGCCCAAGGGCTTGAGCGGGCACGGGCCCGCGGACTGCCCGCCGTCGCGGTGCCGCTCGCCAAGGGCGCCGACCGGGCCGAGTGGGATGAGCGGCTGCGCGACGAAGTGGCCGCGCACGCCCCCGACCTGGTTGCCTCGGCCGGATTCATGAAACTCCTGGGCCCGGCGTTCCTCGCCCGGTTCGCGGGGCTGACGATCAACACGCACCCCGCCCTGCTGCCGAGTTTCCCCGGCATGCACGGACCGCGGGACGCTCTGCGGGCCGGGGTGAAGGTCAGCGGAGCCACGGTCTTCCTGGTCGACGACGGGGTCGACACCGGTAGGATCCTGCTGCAGGGCGCCGTCGAGGTGCTACCGGACGACACTGAAGAATCCCTCCACGAGCGCATCAAGGTCGTGGAGCGTCGCCTGCTCGTGCAGGCGGTGGCCGACTGGAACAAGGAGACCCCGTGA
- a CDS encoding DUF6350 family protein, producing MAIRSSRHRTVAVDIGASRPSEPRRWPWPWYVAALAGPLGVLAAGWVVLAALTTVGWLTSPEAELTDALRLAADLLILAHGAPVTIAGQAVSIAPLGLTAGLVFLALPAASWAARQAAGQAGHIDDTGDIWADAEAVALRVGATFAGVYAAAVVIVAASLGVGSWRVLVGGLVVGGIAGLWGASKSVGHDPTHTWPGWLRAVPRALGAALLVVLAGASAVFVTALWLGRERVTDIVVALDGGVPALALLTALHLAYLPNLLLASASWMLGAGITVGDQSLVTMALSDVGFLPAIPVFGAVPVDASPASFWWLVVGVAAGCVAALAVALARPRARFDETALVGGLSGVAAGLLLVVLCALGSGSLGSDRLAHLGARVGELAVFAPTLLGLAGMAAGLILGLVRRPPRAAGASEDAPPADDAPADGAPPADDAATSDDSAAADEATERTTLPG from the coding sequence GTGGCGATTCGTTCGAGCCGGCACCGGACGGTCGCCGTTGACATCGGTGCCAGCCGCCCGTCGGAGCCCCGCCGCTGGCCCTGGCCCTGGTACGTCGCAGCGCTCGCCGGACCCCTCGGGGTGCTGGCCGCCGGCTGGGTCGTCCTTGCTGCACTCACGACCGTGGGCTGGCTGACGTCTCCCGAGGCGGAACTGACCGATGCGCTGCGCCTGGCCGCCGATCTTCTCATCCTCGCGCACGGCGCGCCGGTCACGATCGCCGGGCAGGCGGTCTCCATCGCGCCCCTGGGCCTGACCGCTGGGCTGGTCTTCCTGGCCCTTCCGGCGGCCTCGTGGGCTGCCCGGCAGGCAGCGGGACAGGCCGGGCACATCGACGACACGGGCGACATCTGGGCCGACGCCGAAGCGGTGGCGCTCCGGGTGGGGGCCACGTTTGCCGGCGTCTACGCCGCCGCTGTCGTCATCGTCGCCGCCTCGCTGGGCGTCGGGTCCTGGCGAGTCCTGGTCGGTGGGCTGGTCGTCGGGGGCATCGCGGGGCTCTGGGGGGCGTCGAAGAGCGTTGGCCACGACCCCACGCACACTTGGCCCGGCTGGCTACGGGCGGTCCCGAGGGCGCTCGGAGCGGCGCTCCTGGTCGTCCTGGCCGGGGCCTCCGCAGTCTTCGTGACCGCACTGTGGCTGGGCAGGGAGCGGGTGACCGACATCGTGGTGGCCCTGGACGGCGGGGTGCCGGCACTGGCGCTGCTCACGGCGCTCCACCTCGCCTACCTGCCCAACCTCCTGCTGGCGTCCGCCTCGTGGATGCTGGGAGCCGGCATCACGGTGGGCGACCAGTCTCTCGTCACCATGGCGCTGTCCGACGTCGGGTTCCTCCCCGCGATCCCGGTGTTCGGGGCGGTCCCCGTGGATGCTTCGCCGGCCTCCTTCTGGTGGCTCGTCGTCGGTGTGGCCGCCGGATGCGTGGCCGCTCTGGCGGTTGCGTTGGCACGGCCTCGAGCGCGGTTCGACGAGACCGCCCTGGTCGGTGGGCTGAGCGGCGTGGCTGCCGGACTGCTGCTGGTGGTCCTCTGCGCGCTGGGGTCCGGATCGCTGGGGAGCGATCGCCTGGCCCACCTCGGTGCGCGGGTGGGGGAGTTGGCCGTCTTCGCGCCGACCCTGTTGGGGCTCGCGGGGATGGCGGCCGGCCTGATCCTCGGCCTGGTGCGCAGACCTCCCCGAGCCGCTGGCGCTTCGGAGGATGCCCCGCCCGCCGACGATGCGCCCGCCGACGGTGCCCCGCCCGCCGACGATGCCGCCACCTCCGACGATTCTGCGGCGGCGGACGAGGCGACCGAGCGCACGACGCTGCCTGGCTAG
- the sucD gene encoding succinate--CoA ligase subunit alpha — MSIFINASSRVLVQGMTGKEGRKHTQRMIMSGTRVVGGVTPGKAGESVLFEEDPVPVFGSMVEAVAATQADVSVVFVPPKYAKAAVLESIEAEIGLCVVITEGIPVRDSVEFHSAARDSGTRIIGPNCPGLISPGKSNVGIIPAHIAGPGRIGLVSKSGTLTYQMMYELRDHGFSTAVGIGGDPVVGTPHIDVLQAFEDDDETDVIVMIGEIGGDAEERAAEYIQRNITKPVVGYVAGFTAPPGRTMGHAGAIITGSKGTAAAKKEALEAAGVLVGETPSLTASLARDAIAKMRVNQSRNVTPKRSA, encoded by the coding sequence ATGTCGATCTTCATCAACGCCTCCTCCAGGGTCCTCGTTCAGGGGATGACCGGGAAGGAAGGGCGCAAGCACACGCAGCGGATGATCATGTCCGGCACCCGCGTCGTCGGGGGAGTCACGCCCGGGAAGGCCGGGGAGTCGGTCCTCTTCGAGGAGGACCCGGTGCCGGTGTTCGGGTCGATGGTGGAGGCGGTCGCGGCCACCCAGGCGGACGTCTCGGTGGTGTTCGTGCCGCCCAAGTACGCCAAGGCCGCCGTGCTGGAATCGATCGAGGCGGAGATCGGTCTCTGCGTCGTCATCACCGAGGGCATTCCGGTGCGCGACAGCGTCGAGTTCCACTCGGCCGCCCGGGATTCCGGCACCCGGATCATCGGGCCCAACTGTCCGGGTCTGATCTCCCCCGGCAAGTCCAACGTCGGCATCATCCCGGCGCACATCGCCGGCCCGGGTCGCATCGGACTGGTGTCGAAGTCGGGCACGCTGACCTACCAGATGATGTACGAGCTGCGCGACCACGGGTTCTCCACCGCGGTCGGCATCGGCGGCGATCCGGTCGTCGGCACGCCGCACATCGACGTGCTCCAGGCGTTCGAGGACGACGACGAGACCGACGTCATCGTCATGATCGGTGAGATCGGCGGAGACGCGGAGGAGCGTGCCGCGGAGTACATCCAGCGCAACATCACCAAGCCGGTGGTCGGCTACGTGGCGGGCTTCACTGCACCGCCCGGCCGGACGATGGGCCACGCGGGTGCCATCATCACCGGATCGAAGGGCACGGCCGCAGCGAAGAAGGAGGCCCTCGAGGCTGCCGGAGTGCTCGTGGGGGAGACGCCCTCCCTCACCGCGTCCCTGGCCCGCGACGCCATCGCCAAGATGCGGGTGAATCAGAGCCGCAACGTGACGCCGAAGCGATCCGCCTGA
- the sucC gene encoding ADP-forming succinate--CoA ligase subunit beta has translation MDLLEYQARDLFEQFGVPVLPGRTATTPDEARTAYAELGSDLVVIKAQVRTGGRGKAGGVKLARGEEAVVKTAAEILDLEIKGHKVETVMISPGADIAEEFYFSILLDRASGGYLAMVSTEGGVDIETLAEERPEALLKVGLDPVDGITDAVGRKIVEEAGFMPDDHAAVIDVLKKLWTVFRESDATLVEVNPLVRTGSGQIIALDGKVTLDENADFRHEEWESYTETSGAVDLERQARELDLNYVKLDGTVGIIGNGAGLVMSTLDVVAAAGEDLPGTPKPANFLDIGGGASATVMANGLRIIMSDPQVKSVFVNVFGGITACSDVANGIVHALEMLGDEARLPIVVRLDGNSVEVGKAILAEANHPLITVKNTMDEAARAAARLASEGN, from the coding sequence GTGGATCTCCTGGAATACCAAGCGCGAGACCTGTTCGAACAGTTCGGGGTGCCGGTTCTCCCCGGCAGGACGGCAACGACGCCGGACGAAGCCCGAACTGCCTACGCCGAACTGGGCTCCGACCTCGTCGTCATCAAGGCTCAGGTCCGCACCGGCGGCCGCGGCAAGGCCGGCGGCGTCAAGCTGGCGCGGGGCGAGGAGGCGGTGGTGAAGACCGCCGCTGAGATCCTCGACCTCGAGATCAAGGGCCACAAGGTGGAGACGGTCATGATCAGCCCCGGCGCCGACATCGCCGAGGAGTTCTACTTCTCGATCCTGCTCGACCGCGCCTCAGGGGGCTACCTCGCCATGGTCAGCACGGAAGGCGGAGTCGACATCGAGACTCTCGCGGAGGAGCGCCCAGAGGCGCTGCTGAAGGTCGGCCTCGACCCCGTCGACGGCATCACCGACGCCGTGGGCCGGAAGATCGTGGAGGAGGCCGGGTTCATGCCCGACGACCACGCCGCGGTGATCGACGTGCTGAAGAAGCTCTGGACCGTATTCCGGGAGTCCGACGCAACGCTGGTCGAGGTCAACCCCCTCGTGCGGACAGGTTCCGGGCAGATCATCGCCCTCGACGGGAAGGTCACCCTTGACGAGAACGCCGACTTCAGGCACGAGGAGTGGGAGTCCTACACCGAGACCTCGGGCGCGGTCGACCTCGAGCGCCAGGCCCGCGAGCTGGACCTCAACTACGTCAAGCTCGACGGCACCGTCGGCATCATCGGCAACGGCGCCGGGCTCGTCATGAGCACGCTCGACGTGGTCGCGGCGGCCGGCGAGGACCTGCCGGGCACACCCAAGCCCGCCAACTTCCTCGACATCGGCGGCGGAGCCTCGGCCACCGTCATGGCGAACGGGCTGCGGATCATCATGAGCGACCCCCAGGTGAAGTCGGTCTTCGTCAACGTCTTCGGCGGCATCACGGCCTGCAGCGACGTGGCCAACGGCATCGTCCACGCACTGGAGATGCTAGGCGACGAGGCGCGGCTGCCCATCGTCGTGCGCCTGGACGGAAACTCGGTGGAGGTTGGCAAGGCCATCCTCGCCGAGGCCAACCACCCCCTCATCACAGTCAAGAACACGATGGACGAGGCTGCGCGCGCCGCTGCGCGCCTGGCCAGCGAAGGGAACTGA
- a CDS encoding M23 family metallopeptidase yields MNQSPNARRAAVADEVVDIEASNSPQRGSRSLAASRRLVAATVAGALSATALFAFAFNSRSTDMDASSESLNAEIAVPAAAASAAELGFADRSQEVSRSAVRSNLTEAVADENAKERTAALGASAETAAAEEWKSSTAVRDQLMDEDMKLVAAQSEKLRKEAEEAARLLAEAKKAAEEAAAAKAAAAKASASGSGSSKSADVAVSAQDVENLTTKGGSMPVKENYRMGAGFGARGSWSRYHTGQDFPAPTGTPIYAAASGVVLSSSAGGWAGVNVVIQHNNGGSTLYAHMSRKNVSPGATVKAGQLIGYVGNTGRSFGSHLHFEYYEPGVTPGDVYNASNPMSFLRSLGVR; encoded by the coding sequence GTGAACCAATCCCCCAACGCACGACGCGCGGCAGTTGCCGATGAGGTCGTCGACATTGAGGCTTCCAACTCCCCCCAACGCGGATCGCGCTCGCTCGCAGCGAGCCGCCGCCTTGTCGCCGCGACCGTGGCAGGAGCCCTGTCGGCCACCGCGCTGTTCGCCTTCGCATTCAACTCGCGCAGCACCGACATGGACGCCTCGTCGGAGTCCCTGAACGCCGAGATCGCTGTGCCCGCCGCCGCCGCCTCCGCCGCCGAACTGGGCTTCGCGGACCGGTCCCAGGAAGTCAGCCGCAGCGCCGTTCGCTCCAACCTCACCGAAGCCGTCGCCGACGAGAACGCCAAGGAGCGCACCGCAGCGCTCGGTGCGTCGGCCGAGACCGCGGCTGCTGAAGAGTGGAAGTCGAGCACCGCGGTTCGCGACCAGCTCATGGATGAAGACATGAAGCTCGTGGCCGCCCAGAGCGAGAAGCTTCGCAAGGAAGCCGAAGAGGCCGCCCGTCTACTCGCCGAGGCGAAGAAGGCCGCTGAGGAGGCGGCAGCCGCAAAGGCCGCCGCCGCCAAGGCATCCGCCTCCGGCTCCGGCTCCAGCAAATCAGCTGACGTGGCCGTCTCCGCCCAGGATGTGGAGAACCTCACCACCAAGGGCGGCTCGATGCCCGTCAAGGAGAACTACCGCATGGGGGCCGGCTTCGGCGCCCGCGGCAGCTGGTCCCGGTACCACACCGGTCAGGACTTCCCCGCCCCCACCGGCACCCCGATCTACGCGGCCGCCTCGGGCGTCGTGCTCAGCTCGTCGGCCGGCGGCTGGGCCGGCGTCAACGTCGTCATCCAGCACAACAACGGCGGCTCGACTCTCTACGCCCACATGTCACGCAAGAACGTCAGCCCCGGCGCCACCGTCAAGGCCGGGCAACTGATCGGGTACGTGGGCAACACGGGACGCTCCTTCGGGTCCCACCTCCACTTCGAGTACTACGAGCCCGGCGTCACCCCCGGCGACGTGTACAACGCCTCCAACCCGATGTCGTTCCTGCGGTCGCTGGGCGTGCGCTGA
- the pcrA gene encoding DNA helicase PcrA, producing MSDSLFPDLFSAFAPERTPRQEAGERPVAQGSGKRVSEDELLEGLNPPQREAVVHAGSPVLVVAGAGSGKTRVLTRRIAHLVSQRDVHPGSILAITFTNKAAAEMRQRVVELVGNRAKLMWVSTFHSACVRILRSDIDRFGMAKTFSIYDDADSKRLMSLVCRELEIDPKRYPVRAVMNKVSNFKNELVDFERALAEADSPPRKVYAEAYAEYQRRLGAANALDFDDLIMTTVHLFQAFPDVREKYRRRFRHVLVDEYQDTNHAQYALVRELCADVTTGVVPGSPVVEPAELMVVGDSDQSIYAFRGATIRNILDFESDFPGARTIVLDQNYRSTQNVLTAANSVISRNEGRREKHLWSELGEGDLIVGWVADTEQDEAQFVATEIDRLSDAGESQYGDTAVFYRTNAQSRAFEEVFIRVGMPYKVVGGVRFYERREVRDAIAYLRAIVNPADDVSVRRILNVPKRGIGDRAEAAIATLAAQERISFFDALQRAADAPGLASRSVRLIQGFVDLITMHRVMAAQGKPADEVLMSILKESTYLSTLEASPDPQDITRVENLIELVSVASEFVAAANTVDLDDDAAMAGLAAGMPEPDDSLAAFLERIALVADSDQLPDHDEGKGVVTLMTLHTAKGLEFDTVFLTGLEEGMFPHMRALTDPNELEEERRLAYVGITRARKRLYLSRSQVRVTFGSPAYNPPSRFLQEVPAHVLDWRRTAAATTTWASSAATRNRQTSASIQSFGAGSGAPKSVPVLAVGDRVLHGSFGMGTVLALSGAGDKTMADVDFGSAGAKRLSLKHAPMEKL from the coding sequence ATGAGCGACTCCCTGTTTCCCGACCTGTTCTCCGCGTTTGCGCCGGAGCGCACCCCGCGTCAGGAGGCGGGGGAGCGCCCCGTCGCCCAGGGCTCGGGGAAACGGGTCTCCGAGGACGAGCTGCTGGAGGGGCTGAACCCTCCGCAGCGCGAAGCTGTCGTCCACGCCGGGTCCCCGGTGCTGGTCGTGGCGGGGGCCGGGTCGGGCAAGACGCGGGTGCTGACGCGGCGCATCGCGCACCTGGTCTCGCAACGCGACGTCCACCCCGGGTCGATCCTCGCGATCACTTTCACGAACAAGGCAGCCGCGGAGATGCGCCAGCGCGTCGTCGAACTCGTGGGTAACCGGGCCAAGCTCATGTGGGTCTCCACCTTCCATTCCGCCTGCGTCCGCATCCTGCGCTCCGACATCGACCGGTTCGGGATGGCGAAGACGTTTTCGATCTACGACGACGCGGACTCGAAGCGCCTGATGTCGTTGGTGTGCCGCGAGCTCGAGATCGACCCCAAGCGCTACCCGGTGCGCGCGGTGATGAACAAGGTGAGCAACTTCAAGAACGAGCTCGTGGACTTCGAGCGGGCGCTCGCAGAAGCCGACTCGCCCCCACGGAAGGTCTACGCAGAGGCGTACGCCGAGTACCAGAGGCGGCTGGGGGCGGCCAACGCCCTCGACTTCGATGACCTCATCATGACGACGGTCCATCTCTTCCAGGCGTTCCCGGACGTCCGCGAGAAGTATCGTCGGCGCTTCCGCCACGTGCTGGTGGACGAGTACCAGGACACCAACCATGCCCAGTACGCGCTCGTGCGGGAACTGTGCGCGGACGTGACCACCGGCGTGGTCCCCGGCTCACCGGTGGTCGAGCCCGCCGAGCTCATGGTGGTTGGCGACTCCGACCAGTCGATCTACGCCTTCCGAGGCGCCACGATCCGCAACATCCTGGACTTCGAGAGCGACTTCCCCGGGGCGCGGACGATCGTCCTGGATCAGAACTACCGCTCCACGCAGAACGTGTTGACGGCCGCGAACTCGGTGATCTCCCGCAACGAGGGCCGGCGGGAGAAGCATCTCTGGTCCGAACTCGGCGAGGGTGACCTGATCGTCGGCTGGGTGGCGGACACGGAACAGGACGAGGCCCAGTTCGTGGCGACCGAGATCGACCGGCTGAGCGACGCCGGCGAGAGCCAGTACGGCGACACCGCTGTCTTCTATCGCACCAACGCGCAGTCGCGGGCCTTTGAAGAGGTGTTCATCCGGGTGGGCATGCCGTACAAGGTCGTGGGCGGCGTCCGGTTCTACGAGCGCCGTGAGGTGCGCGACGCCATCGCGTACCTCAGGGCCATCGTCAACCCGGCGGACGACGTGTCGGTGCGGCGGATCCTCAACGTGCCCAAACGGGGGATCGGCGACCGGGCCGAGGCGGCCATCGCCACCCTCGCTGCCCAGGAGCGGATCAGCTTCTTCGACGCGCTGCAGCGCGCTGCGGACGCACCGGGGCTGGCGTCACGATCGGTCAGGCTCATCCAGGGCTTCGTGGACCTCATCACGATGCACCGTGTGATGGCGGCCCAGGGCAAGCCCGCCGACGAGGTGCTGATGTCGATCCTCAAGGAGTCGACCTATCTTTCCACGCTGGAAGCATCGCCCGACCCGCAGGACATCACCCGGGTCGAGAACCTCATCGAACTGGTCTCGGTGGCCTCGGAGTTCGTGGCCGCGGCCAACACGGTGGACCTGGACGACGACGCCGCGATGGCCGGTCTGGCGGCCGGAATGCCGGAGCCGGACGATTCGCTAGCCGCCTTCCTGGAGCGCATCGCGCTCGTGGCCGACTCTGACCAGTTGCCCGACCACGACGAGGGGAAGGGTGTGGTCACGTTGATGACGCTGCACACCGCGAAGGGTCTGGAGTTCGACACTGTCTTCCTCACTGGCCTTGAGGAGGGGATGTTCCCCCACATGCGAGCGCTCACCGACCCGAACGAGTTGGAGGAGGAGCGGCGGCTGGCCTACGTCGGCATCACCCGCGCCCGCAAACGCCTCTACCTGAGCCGATCGCAGGTGCGGGTGACGTTCGGCTCGCCGGCCTACAATCCGCCGTCACGGTTCCTCCAAGAGGTGCCGGCGCACGTCCTCGACTGGCGCCGTACCGCGGCCGCGACCACAACGTGGGCGAGCTCGGCTGCAACGAGGAACCGGCAGACGTCGGCGTCCATCCAGAGCTTCGGTGCCGGCTCCGGCGCTCCCAAGTCGGTGCCCGTTCTGGCGGTGGGCGACCGCGTGCTCCACGGTTCGTTCGGCATGGGGACGGTGCTGGCGCTGAGCGGCGCAGGGGATAAGACCATGGCCGACGTCGACTTCGGTTCGGCGGGCGCGAAGAGGTTGAGCCTCAAGCACGCGCCGATGGAAAAGCTCTGA
- a CDS encoding phospholipase D-like domain-containing protein, translating to MRHMSSARRVIGRVTTTVLLLQIVAMLALTLVESMRKKKRKLRKFPITEPSPIDVGPDEVSVYTYGEHLYEDMVKAIDCAEEYVFFETYIWKGDEVGQQFRSALIRAANRGVRVYAIWDEFANLVVPRSFYKEIPDNVRVMPHPAIPIPWSPRSWGRDHRKLLTVDGKVGFIGGYNIGHLYARGWRDTHARVVGPGVAELDNAYIDFWNLHAGRSRERIDHNPPRSWEPGVRVHRNTPRIQVYPIRNMYLEAIDRATSHIWLTHAYLIPDDDLVASLRDAASRGVDVRIIVPERSNHVVADWLSRGYYTELLRSGIRLFLYQGAMVHSKTATIDGHWSTIGTANLDRLSLWGNYEINLEVTDTDVAAHMERVFATDQANTYELTEERWQQRSPVAKATELFLSPWRPLF from the coding sequence ATGCGCCACATGAGCAGCGCGCGCCGGGTCATCGGCCGCGTGACAACCACCGTGCTGCTTCTCCAAATCGTGGCGATGCTGGCTCTGACCCTGGTCGAGTCGATGCGCAAGAAGAAGCGCAAGCTGCGCAAATTCCCCATCACCGAACCCTCGCCGATCGACGTCGGCCCAGACGAGGTCAGCGTCTACACCTACGGCGAGCACCTCTACGAGGACATGGTGAAGGCCATCGACTGTGCGGAGGAGTACGTCTTCTTCGAGACCTACATCTGGAAGGGCGACGAGGTCGGCCAGCAGTTCCGCTCCGCGCTGATCCGGGCCGCGAACCGCGGGGTGCGCGTCTACGCCATCTGGGACGAGTTCGCCAACCTGGTCGTTCCACGTAGCTTCTACAAGGAGATCCCCGACAACGTCCGGGTGATGCCGCACCCCGCCATCCCGATCCCGTGGTCGCCGAGGAGCTGGGGCCGTGATCACAGGAAGCTGCTCACCGTCGACGGCAAGGTCGGGTTCATCGGCGGGTACAACATCGGCCACCTCTACGCCCGCGGCTGGCGCGACACCCACGCCCGCGTCGTGGGGCCGGGGGTGGCGGAGCTCGACAACGCCTACATCGACTTCTGGAACCTGCACGCAGGCCGGTCGCGCGAGCGGATCGACCACAACCCACCGCGATCCTGGGAGCCCGGTGTCAGGGTGCATCGCAACACGCCGCGCATCCAAGTCTACCCGATCCGCAACATGTATCTGGAAGCCATCGATCGGGCCACGAGCCACATCTGGCTCACGCACGCCTATCTCATCCCCGACGACGACCTCGTCGCCTCGCTCAGGGACGCGGCCAGCAGAGGCGTGGACGTGCGGATCATCGTGCCGGAGCGGTCGAACCACGTCGTGGCCGACTGGCTCTCGCGGGGCTACTACACCGAGCTGCTGCGCTCCGGAATCCGCCTGTTCCTCTATCAGGGGGCCATGGTGCACTCGAAGACGGCCACCATCGACGGGCACTGGTCGACGATCGGCACCGCCAACCTCGATCGCCTCAGCCTGTGGGGCAATTACGAGATCAATCTCGAGGTCACCGACACCGACGTTGCGGCCCACATGGAGCGCGTCTTCGCGACCGACCAAGCGAACACGTATGAGCTGACGGAGGAGCGCTGGCAGCAGAGATCCCCCGTCGCGAAGGCGACCGAGCTGTTTCTCAGCCCGTGGCGCCCGCTGTTCTAG
- a CDS encoding GlsB/YeaQ/YmgE family stress response membrane protein — MGTIIAYIVIGLLGGAIAKAIMPGRQGGGWVATILLGIVGALLGGFLGGLLFNVSYDEIFSVSGLIFSVLGALLVLVIYGFVTKNRA, encoded by the coding sequence ATGGGAACAATCATTGCTTACATCGTCATCGGCCTCCTCGGAGGCGCCATCGCTAAGGCCATCATGCCCGGCCGTCAGGGCGGCGGATGGGTCGCCACCATCCTCCTCGGCATCGTCGGCGCTCTCCTCGGCGGATTCCTCGGCGGGCTGCTCTTCAACGTGAGCTACGACGAGATCTTCTCCGTCTCGGGCCTCATCTTCTCCGTCCTCGGTGCCCTCCTGGTGCTCGTCATCTACGGCTTCGTCACCAAGAACCGCGCCTGA